CAATGCGCGAATACGACGAGTTTTGCATCGAGGAGCCGCCGCACTTTGAGGCCAAGGATGTCGTGCTCATTCGCAAAGCAGCCAAGGTAAGCCAGCCAGTCTTCGCGCTCTATCTGAACACGAGCACGTCGACGGTTCAGAAGTGGGAGACCGGCCAGAAGCAGCCCAGCGGCATGGCGGCCAAGCTCCTGCAGATCGTCCAGAAGCACGGGATTGAAATGCTCGCCTGACCGCATAAAAGTTAAGGTTGGTGCTCCAGAAAACTCCCGTTTGCAACCTTCTTAAGATGGTCGCAAATCTCGCCGAAGCCGATTCACCCCCCTGCCGGAATGGCAGCATTGGTATGGGTTTATCTGTAGAATGCGCGTTTTTTGCGATTGCCCATGCCCAGAGCCTTGGATGGCATGGCAAATAGAAGGAAGAAGTTATGCAGGTTGATGACAAGGTGAAAAAAGCAGCAATCGAAGCAACCCCGACAACCGAGAGCATTGACCGCGAGATTGTGAGCGGAATCTTCTGGTGCGCCGGGATCTTTGGCGTAATTGCTGTTTGCGCGTATTTCTTGACTCACTAGGACGCGTCACGGCGCGTCCGCGTTTAATTATGTCGCAGTCCATATCAAATATGGCCATCTCAAGTTGGCGACAATCGGCCGGCCGACCTCCAGGCAATCTTTCAGGCGAAGCTGGCTCCAGACTCAGTTAGCGAGCAAGCCATCTTCCCGCAGGACGCGCTGGACCGTCAGTCGATCCCTGATACGCTCATGATTGAGATCGATGTTCGCGCTGTACACCGATTTCATCCACGCGGCGGTCCCCCATCCCGTCCACGCGAACGGGTAAGCATCGGCAATCGTGAAACTATCGCCCATCAGAAACCGCTTGCCGGTCGATCCAGCCAAATCTGCTTTCGAGCTTCGGCCTGGCGGTATCGACCCACTTTCCGGCGGCCACCGCGTAAAGCAGCGGAATGAAGCCCTTATGAATCTCGGCGCTCAGGATGTTGAGCCATTCAAGCAGCCTGTAACGCTTGATCGAATGGTGGGCGGGCGCCAGTTTCGATTCGGGCGCCTGGTCGGCAAGGTACTGGGCAATGACCGTACCCTCACGCAGAGATGTGCCGTCCTCCAGTTGCAGAAGCGGCACGTAACCCAAGTCGCATACATCGTAATAGCTTGTCCCGTCCGGCAGTAAATGCCTGCGCACGTCGACAGGGGCGACGTCGGCATTCCCTTCTCC
This is a stretch of genomic DNA from Burkholderia sp. WP9. It encodes these proteins:
- a CDS encoding DNA-binding transcriptional regulator, with protein sequence MAAKRFKSDAFEAIHSAASGLRRSKLIDKTTMREYDEFCIEEPPHFEAKDVVLIRKAAKVSQPVFALYLNTSTSTVQKWETGQKQPSGMAAKLLQIVQKHGIEMLA